One genomic region from Fictibacillus marinisediminis encodes:
- a CDS encoding zinc ribbon domain-containing protein, giving the protein MSDLQAKLGDGLTKIQGSLQQGKQKLHTAQEVGQLRKTGAEASAKRLELIVGLGEEVYSLIRKGEFVPAHLSRMAEEIQVQDTAIFQVNRTIEELNRKNTDGGYSCSCGAPVSSADKFCGSCGKPVVIPKQNNEQYTLQCRTCSEMIPSGSEYCGCCGNKTA; this is encoded by the coding sequence ATGTCAGATTTGCAGGCTAAGTTAGGGGATGGACTTACCAAAATTCAGGGCAGCCTCCAGCAGGGGAAGCAGAAGCTGCATACTGCCCAAGAAGTGGGACAGCTCAGGAAAACGGGAGCAGAAGCATCGGCTAAACGGCTCGAGCTTATCGTGGGATTAGGGGAAGAAGTCTATTCTTTGATCCGCAAAGGGGAGTTTGTTCCTGCTCATTTATCACGTATGGCTGAAGAGATTCAAGTACAGGATACAGCGATTTTCCAGGTGAACAGAACCATTGAAGAGCTGAACCGTAAAAATACGGACGGCGGATATTCATGCTCATGCGGAGCACCTGTCAGTTCCGCTGACAAATTTTGCGGCAGCTGCGGAAAACCAGTTGTGATTCCAAAGCAGAATAACGAGCAATATACGCTTCAATGCCGTACATGCAGTGAAATGATTCCAAGCGGATCCGAGTATTGCGGATGCTGCGGAAATAAAACGGCTTAA
- a CDS encoding DegT/DnrJ/EryC1/StrS family aminotransferase — translation MKQRIFLSPPHMSGNEQTYINEAFETNWIAPLGPNVDAFEKEMCGVTGAGAALATSSGTAAIHLALKLLNIQQGDTVFCSSLTFIASANPVLYEKAEPVFIDSEPDSWNMSPLALQRAFQDAIRERKLPKAVIVVNLYGQSADYDPILEICSHYNVPVIEDAAESLGAHYKHKKSGTLGTFGIFSFNGNKIITSSGGGMLVSNDPERIERAKFLATQARDQAVHYEHSVLGFNYRLSNILAGVGRAQLELLSDRVNARRERFQCYYEALHRFDGIDFMPEADYGLHTRWLTTLTLNPDQTGVSSAEVISALANENIESRPVWKPLHLQPLFKRNKYYPHEEQVSVSDELFLNGLCLPSGSNLTLEQQEIILNTFSKLVKQPV, via the coding sequence ATGAAACAACGTATATTCCTTTCACCTCCGCATATGAGCGGCAATGAACAGACGTATATTAATGAGGCCTTTGAGACGAATTGGATCGCTCCGCTAGGACCGAATGTCGATGCTTTTGAAAAAGAAATGTGCGGAGTAACTGGTGCCGGGGCTGCACTGGCGACCAGCTCAGGAACAGCAGCCATTCACCTTGCCCTTAAACTGTTAAACATCCAGCAGGGGGACACGGTTTTTTGCTCCTCCTTGACGTTCATTGCCAGTGCTAATCCGGTACTTTATGAAAAAGCAGAGCCTGTTTTTATTGATTCTGAACCTGATTCATGGAACATGTCTCCGCTGGCGCTTCAACGTGCGTTTCAAGATGCCATTCGCGAAAGGAAGCTGCCTAAAGCCGTCATCGTCGTCAATCTCTACGGACAGAGTGCGGACTATGATCCCATCCTTGAAATCTGCAGCCATTATAACGTCCCTGTTATTGAGGATGCTGCTGAGTCTCTTGGTGCGCATTATAAACATAAAAAGAGCGGGACATTGGGGACGTTTGGTATCTTCTCGTTTAACGGCAATAAAATCATCACCTCATCCGGCGGGGGTATGCTTGTTTCCAACGATCCTGAGAGGATTGAGCGTGCGAAGTTTCTTGCGACGCAGGCGAGAGATCAGGCTGTTCATTATGAGCACAGTGTTTTGGGTTTCAACTACCGGTTAAGCAATATTCTGGCAGGGGTCGGCCGCGCCCAGCTTGAACTGCTATCCGACAGAGTCAATGCCAGGCGGGAAAGGTTTCAATGTTATTACGAGGCCTTGCACCGTTTCGATGGGATAGATTTCATGCCGGAAGCAGATTATGGATTACATACGAGGTGGCTGACGACCTTAACCCTCAACCCCGATCAGACGGGTGTTTCATCAGCAGAAGTGATCAGTGCACTGGCAAATGAAAACATTGAAAGCCGTCCGGTATGGAAACCGCTTCACCTTCAGCCGCTGTTCAAAAGAAACAAATATTATCCTCACGAAGAACAGGTAAGCGTATCGGATGAGCTGTTCTTAAACGGGCTTTGTTTGCCGTCCGGTTCGAATTTAACATTAGAGCAGCAGGAAATAATATTGAATACCTTCAGTAAACTGGTGAAGCAGCCGGTATAA
- a CDS encoding acetyltransferase, which yields MKKLVVIGDGGHSKVVRDIVLAGNEYEWIGTLDDKYASFIEKDERFSGPIHTVDRILERFGSQVYFVIAIGSNRIRKAVAEQLGIYDVKYAVLVHPSAIIGSNVNLLPGTVVMPGAIVNSSASIHTHCIINTNAVVEHDCILYSYVHLSPGAILAGNVTVLEGASIGIGAKMIPSVSAGEWSTVGAGAVVIRDIPPCCTAIGVPASPMKHIKSL from the coding sequence ATGAAAAAGCTCGTTGTAATCGGAGACGGCGGCCACAGCAAGGTAGTCAGGGATATTGTCCTTGCAGGCAATGAGTATGAATGGATTGGGACACTGGATGATAAGTACGCTTCTTTCATAGAGAAGGATGAGAGATTTTCAGGACCTATCCACACGGTCGACAGAATCTTGGAGCGTTTCGGCAGCCAGGTCTATTTTGTGATTGCGATTGGTTCCAACCGGATAAGGAAGGCGGTCGCTGAACAGCTGGGGATCTATGATGTGAAGTATGCTGTTCTCGTTCATCCCTCTGCAATTATTGGCTCAAATGTAAATCTTTTGCCCGGAACGGTTGTCATGCCTGGGGCGATTGTAAATTCGTCTGCCTCCATACACACGCACTGCATCATTAACACGAATGCTGTGGTGGAACATGATTGTATCCTTTACTCTTATGTGCATCTTTCCCCTGGAGCCATCCTTGCGGGAAATGTCACGGTGTTAGAAGGAGCCAGTATTGGCATTGGGGCAAAGATGATCCCGTCTGTATCGGCAGGAGAGTGGTCAACGGTAGGAGCAGGAGCCGTCGTAATCAGGGATATTCCTCCCTGCTGTACAGCCATAGGTGTTCCGGCATCACCCATGAAACACATCAAATCCCTTTAG
- a CDS encoding sugar transferase, producing the protein MKRLFDVAVSFVALLVLLPFIGIFYVWIRKMLGSPVFFKQERPGLHGKPFTLYKFRTMSDDRDEYGELLPDAVRLTSFGKRLRALSIDEIPQLFNVLKGDISLVGPRPLLMEYLPLYTAEQARRQNVKPGITGWAQVNGRNAISWEEKFILDVWYVDHRSFWLDLKIIFLTFAKVVKSEGISQQGQATVQKFRGSL; encoded by the coding sequence ATGAAGAGGCTGTTTGATGTGGCTGTATCCTTCGTTGCTCTTCTTGTTCTTCTTCCTTTTATCGGAATCTTTTATGTATGGATTCGGAAAATGCTTGGCTCTCCCGTGTTTTTTAAACAAGAAAGGCCAGGACTGCACGGAAAGCCTTTTACTCTGTATAAATTCCGAACCATGTCCGATGATCGGGACGAATACGGTGAATTGCTGCCGGACGCTGTCCGCCTGACCTCTTTTGGAAAAAGACTGAGAGCACTGAGCATCGACGAGATTCCTCAGCTGTTTAACGTGTTAAAAGGGGATATCAGTCTGGTGGGGCCGAGGCCGTTATTAATGGAATATTTGCCGTTGTATACAGCTGAACAGGCAAGAAGGCAGAACGTAAAGCCGGGAATTACGGGCTGGGCGCAAGTGAACGGAAGGAATGCCATTTCGTGGGAGGAGAAATTTATCTTGGACGTCTGGTATGTTGATCATCGCTCGTTCTGGCTTGATTTGAAGATCATCTTTCTTACCTTTGCAAAGGTTGTGAAGTCTGAGGGAATCAGCCAGCAAGGCCAGGCTACCGTTCAGAAGTTCAGGGGATCGCTATGA
- a CDS encoding glycosyltransferase family 4 protein, whose protein sequence is MKITYIHQYFSVHSGGTRSYEFAKHLSEKGHEVTIVTGTDAEADHGCGFTVKSTKTKYKNSFSFVQRIMAFLHFMLKSIWIGLREKDSDIVFATSTPLTVGVTGLFIAKVKRQKFVFEVRDVWPDIPIQLGFIKSKPVILLLKRLEHVIYKHADFIIVLSTGMKENLLGKGVPEEKLKVITNLANNQLTDRIVADRKEMEAKYPELTGKFLCIHPGTMGFVNGLDFILELALRFPDPDILYVLIGEGKEKEKLKSVKETLHLDNVLIWDNMPKEDVLKLVKYSGLGIMTVTGFKILEDNSANKFFDFLAAGKPILLNYEGWQKRLLEQHGAGKGFPYGSYEESFQFIKVMQSNETMQKKYGERAKQLAVHSFDSKKLANELLGVFEDVVKEGLVNEEAV, encoded by the coding sequence TTGAAGATCACCTATATCCATCAATATTTTTCTGTCCATTCCGGAGGCACCAGGTCGTATGAATTTGCGAAACACCTGTCAGAAAAGGGGCATGAGGTGACGATCGTGACGGGAACCGATGCCGAGGCAGACCATGGCTGCGGCTTTACCGTCAAGTCGACAAAAACAAAGTATAAGAACAGCTTCAGTTTCGTACAGCGCATCATGGCTTTTTTGCATTTCATGCTGAAAAGCATCTGGATCGGTTTGCGGGAGAAGGACTCCGATATTGTTTTTGCCACATCCACCCCGCTGACGGTGGGGGTCACCGGACTTTTTATTGCGAAGGTCAAACGGCAAAAATTTGTTTTTGAAGTCAGGGACGTTTGGCCTGATATCCCGATCCAGCTCGGATTTATTAAATCCAAACCTGTGATCCTGCTGTTAAAGCGGCTTGAACATGTCATCTACAAGCACGCGGATTTTATTATTGTCCTCTCAACGGGAATGAAAGAGAACCTGCTGGGAAAAGGAGTACCCGAAGAAAAGCTGAAAGTGATTACCAATCTCGCAAACAATCAGCTGACAGACAGGATCGTGGCGGACCGTAAAGAGATGGAAGCAAAGTATCCCGAATTAACAGGGAAGTTTCTCTGCATCCACCCTGGCACGATGGGATTCGTAAACGGCCTCGACTTCATTCTGGAACTGGCTCTTCGATTTCCCGATCCCGACATCCTGTATGTACTGATCGGGGAAGGCAAAGAGAAAGAGAAGCTGAAGTCGGTAAAAGAAACGCTTCACTTGGACAATGTGCTTATCTGGGATAACATGCCGAAAGAAGATGTGCTAAAGCTCGTGAAGTACAGCGGTTTGGGCATTATGACCGTGACGGGCTTTAAAATACTGGAAGACAACAGCGCCAATAAGTTTTTTGATTTTCTGGCTGCAGGAAAACCGATCCTGCTCAACTATGAAGGCTGGCAGAAAAGGCTTCTGGAGCAGCATGGAGCAGGAAAGGGATTTCCGTACGGAAGCTATGAAGAGAGCTTTCAGTTTATTAAAGTGATGCAAAGCAATGAAACGATGCAAAAAAAATATGGCGAACGGGCGAAGCAGCTCGCTGTTCATTCCTTTGATTCTAAAAAACTCGCAAACGAGCTGCTCGGCGTTTTTGAAGATGTGGTAAAGGAGGGTTTGGTAAATGAAGAGGCTGTTTGA
- a CDS encoding glycosyltransferase family 4 protein — MMKVTHFTSVHPENDTRIFIKECSSLAEHYEVSYVVPSAESYQKNGVNVIGINAKAKNRLLRMLSTTYQVYKKCKALDSDVYHFHDPELLLSGLLLKGAGKAVIYDVHEDVPEQILSKHWIPKPIKRPLHFMVKAVEKFCSKRFDAVITATPAITDRFKTYNENTVTVQNFPIMNELAERGERKTDSDHSIVYVGSITAARGIKEMIEAINEVNKEQRVTLELGGKFFPETLLHEMRKLPGWKHTNYMGVLQREQVKDTLAKSSLGMVLIHPEPRYKVAYPVKLFEYMSAGLPVIVSDFELWEDIVYTSRCGLCVNPLDVNDVKNAIAWMLSNPDEALAMGRNGRKAVEQQFNWEKESRKLIALYEQLGSRAVPVLEEEVV, encoded by the coding sequence ATGATGAAAGTGACCCATTTTACCTCGGTTCATCCTGAGAATGACACAAGAATTTTTATAAAGGAATGCAGCTCGCTCGCGGAGCATTATGAGGTTTCCTATGTGGTTCCTTCTGCAGAAAGCTATCAAAAAAATGGGGTAAACGTCATCGGTATCAATGCAAAAGCAAAGAACCGGCTGCTCCGCATGCTGTCCACGACGTATCAGGTTTACAAGAAATGCAAGGCGCTCGATTCGGATGTCTACCACTTTCATGATCCGGAGCTTCTGCTGTCCGGCCTTCTCCTGAAAGGGGCCGGCAAAGCGGTGATCTATGATGTACATGAGGATGTACCAGAGCAGATCTTATCGAAGCATTGGATCCCGAAGCCCATAAAAAGGCCGCTTCATTTTATGGTGAAAGCTGTGGAAAAGTTTTGTTCCAAGCGGTTTGATGCCGTGATCACAGCCACGCCTGCGATTACGGATCGATTCAAAACCTATAACGAGAATACGGTCACTGTTCAAAACTTTCCGATCATGAACGAACTGGCTGAACGAGGAGAGCGAAAAACAGATTCTGATCATTCGATCGTCTATGTCGGTTCGATTACAGCTGCCAGGGGGATTAAAGAAATGATCGAGGCCATAAATGAGGTTAACAAGGAACAGCGGGTAACGCTGGAGCTTGGCGGCAAATTTTTTCCGGAAACCCTGCTGCACGAGATGAGGAAACTGCCGGGCTGGAAGCATACGAATTATATGGGCGTGCTGCAGCGGGAACAGGTGAAGGATACCCTTGCAAAATCCAGTCTTGGCATGGTCCTGATCCATCCCGAACCGCGGTATAAAGTGGCCTATCCTGTGAAGCTTTTTGAATACATGTCAGCCGGCCTGCCGGTCATCGTCTCGGATTTTGAACTATGGGAAGACATCGTCTACACGAGCAGATGCGGCCTGTGCGTGAATCCGCTGGATGTGAATGATGTCAAGAACGCCATTGCCTGGATGCTTTCTAATCCTGATGAAGCGCTAGCGATGGGCCGAAACGGAAGGAAGGCTGTTGAACAGCAGTTTAACTGGGAAAAGGAAAGCCGAAAGCTGATCGCTTTGTATGAGCAGTTGGGGAGCAGGGCCGTACCAGTGCTAGAAGAAGAGGTGGTCTGA
- a CDS encoding lipopolysaccharide biosynthesis protein produces the protein MIAKVVQPLKKLGNTNVKSRFLKNILVLAGGTAFAQGLLALCSPVLTRLYTPADFGLLQTYVSVLSIAAVIASWRYEMTIPLPKSDRTAASLLVLSMMITFFMGGVMAVIFFLFQHELEKFQTFQSLIDYLWLLLLSFLGVGIYQSLNYWAVRKGAFKDIARTKVTQSFGQIAIQVVFGLLMFRPSGLLLGDAAGRVMGSGRLSLSLLKEDSKVLKEITVKSIIESAKRYRSFPLISSWSALLNGIGQQLAPLLIISFFGAAAGGWFALGQRVIGMPMLLIGKSVSQVYFGEASDRLKKNEGIMDLYQKTAVKLFLIGVLPIAVLFVGSPYLFSLFFGTEWREAGLYVQSLSLMFLGHFVVVPLSQTLYIIEKQSWQFYWDLGRVVIILAIFMVVKDMGMSAGTAVMIYGMFMFAMYAAHYLLTVAAIKQMDRAGS, from the coding sequence TTGATCGCGAAGGTAGTACAACCATTAAAAAAACTTGGAAACACAAATGTAAAAAGCCGGTTCTTAAAAAACATTCTTGTTTTGGCGGGAGGGACCGCCTTTGCTCAAGGGCTGCTTGCTCTTTGTTCCCCGGTCCTGACAAGACTGTATACACCAGCGGATTTTGGACTGCTTCAAACCTACGTTTCTGTACTTTCCATAGCCGCTGTTATTGCTTCTTGGAGATATGAGATGACGATCCCTTTGCCCAAAAGCGACCGTACCGCAGCCAGTCTGCTCGTTTTATCGATGATGATCACCTTCTTTATGGGAGGTGTCATGGCAGTCATCTTCTTTCTATTTCAACATGAGCTTGAGAAATTTCAAACATTCCAAAGTCTTATCGATTATTTGTGGCTTCTGCTGCTCAGCTTTTTGGGAGTCGGCATCTACCAGTCGCTGAATTATTGGGCGGTGCGTAAAGGCGCCTTTAAAGATATTGCGAGAACAAAAGTGACGCAAAGCTTCGGACAGATTGCTATACAGGTTGTTTTCGGTCTTCTCATGTTTCGGCCGTCCGGTCTTCTGCTTGGGGATGCGGCCGGAAGAGTGATGGGCAGCGGCAGGCTGAGTCTGTCTTTATTGAAGGAAGATTCAAAGGTTCTAAAGGAGATTACGGTTAAAAGCATCATAGAGTCAGCCAAACGATACAGATCGTTTCCTCTCATTTCAAGCTGGTCGGCTTTATTGAACGGGATCGGACAGCAGTTGGCGCCGCTTTTGATCATTTCCTTTTTTGGAGCGGCGGCGGGAGGCTGGTTTGCGCTTGGCCAGAGAGTGATCGGAATGCCAATGCTGCTGATCGGAAAATCGGTTTCACAGGTGTATTTTGGTGAAGCCTCCGACCGTCTGAAGAAGAATGAGGGGATAATGGACCTGTACCAAAAAACAGCGGTTAAGTTATTTCTTATCGGAGTGCTGCCAATCGCTGTTCTGTTTGTCGGTTCGCCCTATTTGTTCAGCCTGTTTTTTGGCACTGAGTGGAGAGAAGCGGGGCTCTATGTTCAATCGCTGTCTCTCATGTTTCTGGGGCACTTTGTCGTCGTTCCCTTGTCCCAGACACTGTATATCATCGAGAAACAAAGCTGGCAGTTTTATTGGGACCTGGGGAGAGTCGTCATTATTCTGGCTATTTTTATGGTCGTCAAAGATATGGGGATGTCAGCAGGGACGGCAGTCATGATCTATGGAATGTTCATGTTTGCGATGTATGCGGCGCATTATCTGCTAACGGTCGCCGCGATTAAGCAAATGGATAGAGCAGGGAGCTGA
- a CDS encoding polysaccharide biosynthesis protein, with product MSYKSRFTFLITIDSLIVLLSIYLSHFFLNPYAAKVNLIIAVSSLVLLGSHHLFSYVFRIYRSAWRYTSMEELAGIFTIVTSSVLLTVMTQLVFFHTVYERALIIAWMLHILFLGGVRFACRFTLGLKRMNNKLRTPGKRTLIIGAGDSGRILARQLKATEQTDLIPVAFADDNLQLKNLAISGIDVKGTVDDLSSIVKENKIEHIIIAMPSACPKRTKEVITQAKLVCENVQILPKIEDLVLGKLSISSIKDVSVEDLLGREEVELDVNAIADKINGRTVLVTGAGGSIGSEICRQAAQFNPSQIVLLGHGEYSIYKIERELKQRFKHIDFPTVIADIQDYGKMVEVMEQFQPEVVYHAAAHKHVPLMERNPEAAVKNNIIGTKNVAEAASAAHVKTFVMISTDKAVNPTSVMGATKRIAEQIVQHMDTISSTRFVAVRFGNVLGSRGSVIPLFKEQIKNGGPVTVTHPEMVRYFMTIPEASRLVIQASALANGGEIFVLDMGEPVKIVDLAKNLIRYSGFENEEIGIEYSGIRPGEKLYEELLNENEVHPEQIYPKIYVGKSVKAELAQIKRLINRSMDISDAELKKMLLFMTNEQSYESKEVEYV from the coding sequence ATGAGTTATAAAAGCCGATTCACTTTCTTGATTACTATTGACTCGCTTATCGTTCTCCTTTCCATTTATTTATCTCACTTTTTCCTCAATCCCTATGCCGCAAAGGTCAATTTAATCATTGCTGTAAGTTCTTTAGTTCTGTTGGGAAGCCATCATTTATTTTCGTACGTTTTCAGAATCTATCGGAGTGCCTGGAGATATACCAGTATGGAAGAATTAGCAGGTATCTTTACTATCGTCACGTCTTCCGTCCTGCTGACTGTCATGACCCAGCTTGTATTTTTTCACACGGTCTACGAGCGCGCCTTAATCATTGCGTGGATGCTGCATATTCTTTTTCTTGGCGGTGTCAGGTTCGCCTGCCGTTTTACCTTAGGCCTGAAAAGGATGAACAACAAACTGCGGACTCCCGGAAAAAGGACACTGATCATAGGCGCTGGGGATTCTGGACGAATACTGGCACGGCAATTAAAAGCGACAGAGCAGACAGATCTGATCCCTGTAGCGTTTGCTGACGATAACCTTCAGCTAAAAAACCTTGCGATCTCGGGAATCGATGTGAAAGGAACAGTCGATGATCTATCCTCGATCGTGAAGGAAAACAAAATCGAACATATCATTATCGCCATGCCATCTGCTTGTCCCAAAAGGACCAAGGAAGTGATTACACAGGCAAAGCTTGTATGTGAAAACGTACAGATTCTTCCTAAAATTGAAGACCTGGTGCTCGGGAAACTATCCATCAGCTCCATAAAAGATGTCTCCGTCGAGGACCTGCTCGGCAGGGAAGAGGTCGAGCTTGATGTGAATGCCATCGCTGACAAAATCAATGGGAGAACAGTGCTCGTGACAGGTGCGGGCGGATCCATAGGCTCTGAGATTTGCCGCCAGGCTGCACAGTTCAATCCATCACAGATTGTATTGCTCGGTCATGGAGAGTACAGCATCTATAAGATCGAGCGGGAACTTAAACAGCGGTTTAAACATATCGATTTTCCAACCGTGATTGCAGACATTCAGGACTATGGAAAAATGGTGGAGGTCATGGAACAATTTCAGCCGGAAGTCGTCTACCATGCTGCGGCCCATAAGCATGTCCCTCTCATGGAGCGGAATCCTGAAGCGGCTGTGAAGAATAACATTATCGGGACAAAAAACGTGGCCGAAGCTGCCTCGGCCGCCCATGTGAAAACGTTTGTCATGATTTCCACGGACAAAGCCGTTAATCCTACAAGTGTGATGGGAGCGACCAAACGAATCGCTGAGCAGATCGTCCAGCATATGGATACCATCAGCTCCACCCGGTTTGTCGCGGTGAGATTTGGAAACGTATTAGGCAGCAGGGGAAGCGTGATCCCTCTGTTTAAAGAACAGATTAAGAACGGCGGCCCAGTTACCGTAACTCACCCTGAGATGGTGCGATATTTTATGACGATCCCGGAAGCTTCCCGTCTTGTGATCCAAGCAAGTGCACTGGCAAATGGAGGTGAAATCTTTGTACTGGATATGGGGGAACCGGTAAAGATTGTGGATCTGGCAAAAAATCTAATCCGCTATTCCGGTTTTGAAAATGAAGAGATCGGCATTGAATATTCCGGTATCCGTCCAGGAGAAAAGCTGTACGAGGAATTGCTCAATGAGAATGAAGTACATCCGGAACAGATCTATCCGAAAATTTACGTCGGGAAATCGGTGAAGGCCGAACTGGCGCAGATCAAAAGGCTGATCAACCGGTCCATGGACATCAGCGATGCAGAGCTGAAGAAAATGCTTCTGTTCATGACGAACGAACAAAGCTATGAATCCAAAGAAGTAGAATACGTCTAA
- a CDS encoding tyrosine-protein phosphatase, translated as MIDIHSHILPGIDDGAPDIEASLDMARDALDQGITHVIATPHHRNGTFENEKSSILEQVYRLNTRLTEEGLPLTVLPGQEIRIYRSMVQDLEQLLSLNQTGRYLFIEFSFTRVPNYTHELFHEMLVKGYVPVIVHPERNTELLENPELLYEFVEQGALTQVTAGSLLGDFGKKTKSYTQELISHDLTHFIASDAHNISSRRFCLREAYDEISRQFGSSKALYFQENAYSLTEGSAIYSELPVPIRKRRLMGIF; from the coding sequence ATGATTGATATCCATTCACACATACTGCCGGGAATTGATGACGGAGCACCTGATATTGAAGCAAGTCTCGATATGGCCCGAGACGCTTTGGACCAGGGCATCACACATGTGATCGCCACACCTCATCACCGAAACGGGACCTTTGAAAACGAAAAATCTTCCATATTGGAACAGGTGTACCGCTTAAACACTCGTTTAACAGAGGAAGGACTCCCATTAACTGTCCTGCCGGGCCAGGAGATCAGAATCTATCGCAGCATGGTACAGGATTTGGAGCAGCTTCTGTCTTTAAATCAAACAGGGCGATATCTGTTCATCGAGTTTTCTTTCACAAGGGTGCCTAACTATACGCACGAGCTGTTCCATGAAATGCTGGTCAAAGGTTATGTACCTGTCATCGTTCATCCAGAGCGGAACACAGAACTGCTGGAAAATCCCGAATTGCTTTATGAGTTTGTGGAACAAGGGGCATTGACTCAGGTTACTGCCGGAAGTTTGTTGGGAGATTTCGGTAAAAAGACCAAATCGTACACGCAGGAACTGATCAGTCACGACCTTACACATTTCATTGCCTCTGATGCCCATAACATTTCTTCGAGAAGGTTTTGCCTAAGAGAGGCGTACGATGAAATATCCAGGCAGTTTGGCAGCAGCAAAGCCCTGTATTTCCAGGAGAATGCCTATTCATTAACGGAAGGCAGTGCGATCTATTCCGAGTTGCCTGTTCCGATCAGGAAGAGAAGGCTTATGGGTATTTTTTAA
- a CDS encoding CpsD/CapB family tyrosine-protein kinase, with protein MSRKLKSSLKNLSRSLITQQNPKSPVSEQYRTIRSNIQFSSIDQKCQTIMLTSPGKEEGKSTTAANLAVVLAQQGKKVLLVDTDLRKPTVHYTFQLSNLHGLTTVLTKEIALERAFQESAIPGLSVLTCGPIPPNPSELLASLAMESLIADVKESFDYIIFDTPPVLLVTDAQILASKCDGCLLVVASGITEKEAAAKANEQLKKAKSRMLGAVLNGQQRKEQLYYYGG; from the coding sequence TTGAGTCGTAAACTGAAGAGCAGCCTAAAGAACCTGTCACGCAGCCTGATCACGCAGCAAAACCCGAAATCCCCTGTTTCTGAACAATATCGGACAATCCGAAGCAACATTCAGTTTTCGTCTATCGATCAGAAGTGCCAGACGATCATGCTTACTTCTCCTGGAAAGGAAGAAGGGAAGTCGACAACTGCAGCTAATTTAGCAGTGGTGCTTGCACAGCAAGGAAAAAAAGTATTGCTTGTTGACACTGATCTCAGAAAGCCAACAGTCCATTATACCTTTCAGCTTTCTAACCTCCATGGACTAACCACCGTCCTAACGAAGGAAATAGCCTTAGAACGCGCATTTCAGGAATCGGCCATTCCCGGACTTTCAGTGCTGACATGCGGACCGATTCCGCCCAATCCGTCTGAATTGCTGGCATCTCTCGCGATGGAGTCTTTGATTGCCGACGTAAAAGAAAGCTTTGACTACATTATTTTCGACACACCCCCTGTTCTCTTAGTGACAGATGCACAGATTCTTGCGAGTAAATGTGATGGCTGCCTTCTGGTGGTGGCCAGCGGTATCACTGAAAAAGAGGCAGCCGCAAAAGCCAACGAGCAGCTGAAAAAAGCCAAATCCAGAATGCTTGGCGCCGTGCTCAATGGTCAGCAAAGAAAAGAACAGCTGTATTATTACGGAGGATAA
- a CDS encoding YveK family protein — translation MEETISLRDIMLILKRRYMLIILSALVLAGIAGAVSYYVMDPTYQSSAQILVNEEKQDAKPFDVNAVRTNVEMINTYSVIIKSPAILEKAADELNIDGGINELNNKVSVNSQENSQVFSITVKDSDPAEAAKISNTIAGIFQKEIPHIMNVDNVSILSKADENPVPVAPRPILNIAIGLVIGLMIGAGLAFLLEYLDNTIKTEEDVQIVTGLPVLGAIPKMDTVKETKASAPVTPNGVRSETVES, via the coding sequence ATGGAAGAGACAATCAGTTTACGAGATATCATGCTTATCTTGAAAAGAAGGTATATGCTTATTATTTTGTCTGCACTGGTTCTTGCCGGAATTGCAGGGGCTGTTTCATATTATGTGATGGATCCAACCTATCAGTCATCTGCACAAATTTTAGTGAATGAAGAGAAGCAGGATGCCAAGCCGTTTGATGTTAACGCCGTACGCACCAATGTTGAAATGATCAATACGTACAGCGTCATTATTAAAAGTCCGGCGATCCTTGAAAAAGCAGCGGATGAGCTGAACATTGACGGAGGCATCAATGAGCTGAACAACAAAGTCAGTGTGAACAGCCAGGAAAATTCTCAAGTGTTTTCAATTACAGTTAAAGACAGTGATCCTGCAGAGGCAGCTAAAATTTCCAATACGATCGCCGGTATCTTCCAAAAAGAAATACCGCATATCATGAATGTTGATAATGTCAGTATCTTATCCAAAGCTGATGAAAATCCAGTGCCTGTCGCTCCCCGTCCAATTTTGAACATTGCGATTGGCTTAGTCATCGGGTTAATGATCGGAGCAGGCTTGGCATTCCTTCTTGAATATCTGGACAACACCATCAAAACGGAAGAGGATGTTCAAATCGTAACGGGACTGCCGGTGCTTGGAGCCATACCGAAGATGGATACCGTCAAAGAAACGAAGGCTTCAGCACCAGTCACGCCAAACGGAGTAAGGAGTGAGACGGTTGAGTCGTAA